CTCGAGATGTTGATGACGTGTCCGTCGCCGGAGGCGATCAGGTGCGGGAGGAACGCCTTGGTGCCGTTGACGACGCCCCAGTAGTCGACGTCAATCACGCGTTCGATGTCCTTGAACCGGCTGTCCTCGATGGAGCCGATGAACGTGATCCCGGCGTTGTTGTAGACCTGGTTGACCGCGCCGAAATGCTCGTGGACGGCGTCGGCGTAGGCCAGGAAGGCGCTGCGCTCGGTCACGTCGAGCTGGTCCACCTTGACCGGCGCGCCGATCGCCGCCAGTTGCTCGGCGGTCTGCGCCAGTCCTGCGGTGTCCACATCGCTGATCGCCACCTTGGCGCCGGCGCGTCCCAGCTCGACCGCCAGCGCCTGGCCGATGCCCGAGCCCGCGCCCGTGACCACCGCAACCTTGCCGGCGAACCCATCCATGCAACACTCCCTCGACCACGCTTGACGCGTTGACGCTAATCGTTACCAGTGATGGTGGCTAGTGCAGGGCGAAATGGTGAACGCGCGCGTCCGGAGCAGTGAGAGATCGATCACTGCTTAGGCAGCAGCCGTCCCATGACGGGCCCGAACAGCTGCTGATAACCCGAACCCGTCAGGCGAATCAAGATGTCCAGCACCTTGGCGTCCGCGCCGACGAGCACCCGCGCCTTCTTCTTCCGCACCGCGTCGAGAATGATCTGGGCCGCGCGGTGCGGGCTCGTCTTGGCCAGCCGCTTGTCGAACAGCTTGGCCAGCTCGGCCTGGTCGAGGCCCTCGGCGGTGGCGGCGTTGCGCGCGATCGCGGTCTTGATGCCGCCCGGGTGCACCGTGGTCACCGCCACCGGATGACCGGCCGCCACCATCTCCTGGCGCAGCGCCTCGGTGAAGCCGCGGACGGCGAACTTGGCCGAGTTGTAGGCCGCCTGCCCGGGCACCGAGAAGAGCCCGAACACACTGGAGACGTTGACGACGTGCCCGTCGCCCGAGGCGATCAGGTGCGGGAGGAACGCCTTGGTGCCGTTGACGACGCCCCAGAAGTCGACGTCCATGACGCGTTCGATGTCCTTGAACTGGCTGACTTCGACGTCACCGGTGAAGGCGATCCCGGCGTTGTTGTAGATCTGGTTGACCGTGCCGAAGTGCTCTTTGACCGCGTCGGCGTAGGCCAGGAAGGCTTCACGTTCGGTCACGTCGAGGCGATCCGCCTTGACCTGCGCACCGATCGCCTTGAGCTGCTCCTCGGTGTGGGCCAGGCCTTCGAGGTCGACGTCGCTGATGGCCACCTTGGCGCCCGAGCGACCCAACTCGAGGGCCAGCGCCTGCCCGATGCCCGATCCCGCGCCCGTCACCACCGCGACCTTGCCGGCGAACCCTTGCATGAGCGCCCCTTCCTGATTGGCCCGATAGCGTCGAGGCTAGCCGGTACCGGCGGTCCCACTCTCTTCGGGTGCGAACGTCGACGTGTTGCGCGAAACGCGACGCTTGCGCCAAGAAGTCGACGCTCGGCGAATCAGCCGAAGGCCGTGTCGATGATCTCCTGCTGCTCGACGGCGTGCACCTTCGACGAGCCCGACGAGGGAGCCGACATCGCCCGCCGCGAGATCCGCTTGAGCCCGGTCAGCTTGTCGGGCAGGAGCTCGGGCAGTTCCAGACCGAAGCGCGGCCAGGCACCCTGGTTGGCCGGCTCCTCCTGCACCCAGAAGTACTCCTTGACGCTGGGGTAGCGGTCCAGCGTTTCGCCCAGCCGGCGCTTGGGCAGCGGGGCGAGCTGCTCGATCCGCACGATCGCCACGTCGTCCCGGTTGTCCTTGGCCTTGCGGGCCACCAACTCGTAGTAGAGCTTGCCGCTGGTCAGCAGGACCCTGCTGACCTTGCTGCGATCGCCGATGCCGTCCTCGTAGGTCGGTTCTTCGAGCACCGAGCGGAACTTGATCTCGGTGAAGTCCTTGACGTCGCTGACGGCCGCCTTGTTGCGCAGCATCGACTTGGGGGTGAACACGATCAGCGGTCGCTGCACGCCGTCGAGGGCGTGCCGGCGCAACAGGTGGAAGTAGTTGGACGGCGTGGAGGGCACCGCGATCGTCATCGAACCCTCCGCCCACAGCTGCAGGAAGCGCTCGATGCGGCCCGACGTGTGGTCGGGGCCCTGGCCTTCGTGGCCGTGCGGCAGCAGCAGCACCACGTTGGACAGCTGGCCCCACTTGGCCTCACCGGAGCTGATGAACTCGTCAATGATCGACTGCGCGCCGTTGACGAAGTCCCCGAACTGGGCTTCCCACAGGACGAGGGCGTCGGGGTTACCGACGGTGTAGCCGTACTCGAATCCGACGGCGGCGTATTCCGACAGCGGGGAGTCGTAGACCAGGAACTTGCCGCCGGTGGGGGCGCCGTCGGTGTTGGTCGCCAGCAGTTGCAGCGGCGTGAACTCCGCCCCGGTGTTGCGGTCGATGATCACCGAGTGCCGCTGCGAGAAGGTGCCGCGCCGGGTGTCTTGCCCCGACAGCCGCACCAGCTTGCCCTCGGCCACCAGCGAGCCCAGCGCCAGCAGTTCGGCGAAGGCCCAGTCGATCTTGCCCTCGTAGGCCATCTCCCGGCGCTTCTCCAAAACCGGCTGCACCCGCGGGTGCGCCGTGAAGCCCTCGGGTAGCGCCAGGAACGCGTCGCCGATCCGGGCCAGCAGCGCCTTGTCCACCGCGGTGGCCAGGCCCGCGGGCAGCATCTGGTCGGCCTCCACCGACTCGCTCGGCAGCGCGCCGTGCTTCTCCAGCTCGCGAACCTCGTTGAACACCCGCTCGAGTTGGCCCTGGTAGTCGCGCAGGGCGTCCTCGGCTTCTTTCATCGAGATGTCGCCGCGGCCGATCAGGGCTTCGGTGTAGCTCTTGCGGACGCCGCGCTTGATGTCGACGACGTCGTACATGGCGGGATTGGTCATCGACGGGTCATCGCCTTCGTTGTGCCCGCGCTTGCGGTAGCACAGCATGTCGATGACGACGTCCTTCTTGAACTCCTGCCGGAAGTCGACGGCCAGCTTGGCCACCCACGCGCACGCCTCCGGGTCGTCGCCGTTGACGTGGAAGATCGGCGCCCCGATCATCTTCGCGACGTCGGTGCAGTACTCGCTGGAGCGCGAGTACTCCGGCGCGGTCGTGAAGCCGATCTGGTTGTTGGCGATGATGTGAATCGTGCCGCCGACCCGGTAGCCGGGCAGGTGCGTCAGGTTCAGGACCTCGGCGACCACGCCCTGACCGGCGAACGCGGCGTCGCCGTGCAGCATCATCGGCACCACCGAGAAGGCCTTGTCGTCCCCCTGGTCCTCGGCGCCCCGGTCCAGCAGGTCCTGCTTGGCCCGGACCAGGCCCTCCAGCACCGGGTCGACGGCTTCCAGGTGCGACGGGTTGGCGGTCAGCGACACCTGAATGTCGTTGTCGCCGAACATCTGTAGGTACACGCCGGTGGCACCCAGGTGATATTTGACGTCGCCGGAGCCGTGCGCCTGCGCCGGGTTGAGGTTGCCCTCGAATTCGGAAAAGATCTGGGAGTACGGCTTGCCGACGATGTTGGCCAGCACGTTGAGCCGGCCGCGGTGCGGCATCCCGATGACCACCTCATCGAGCCCGTGCTCGGCGCACTGATCGATCGCCGCATCCATCATCGGAATGATGCTTTCCGCGCCTTCCAGCGAAAACCGTTTCTGCCCAACGTATTTGGTCTGCAAGAAGGTTTCGAAGGCCTCGGCCGCGTTCAGTTTGCTCAGGATGAACTTCTGCTCGGCCACCGTTGGTTTGACGTGCTTGGTCTCGACCCGCTGCTGGAGCCATTCCTGTTGCGCGGGATCGAGAATGTGGGTGTACTCCACGCCGATGTGCCGGCAATAGGCGTCGCGCAGCAGGCCCAGCACGTCACGCAGCTTCTTGTACTCGGAGCCGGCAAAGCCGTTGACTTTGAACACCCGATCGAGATCCCACAGCGTCAGGCCGTGGTTGAGGATCTCGAGGTCGGGGTGGCTGCGGAACCGGCTGCCGTCCAAGCGCAGCGGGTCGATGTCGGCCATCAGGTGGCCGCGATTGCGGTAGGCCGCAATCAACTCCATCACCCGGGCGGTCTTGTCGACGATCGAGTCAGGGTTGTCGGTGCTCCAGCGCACCGGCAGGTACGGGTTGCCCAGCTCGCGGAAGATCTCGTCCCAGAACGCGTCCGAGAGCAGCATCTCGTGGATGGTGCGCAGGAAGTCACCGGATTCCGCGCCCTGGATGATGCGATGGTCATAGGTCGAGGTGAGCGTGATCAGCTTGCCGATCCCGAGCTCGGCGATGCGTTCCTCGCTGGCGCCCTGGAACTCGGCGGGGTATTCCATGGCGCCGACGCCGATGATCGCGCCCTGGCCGTTCATCAGCCGCGGTACCGAGTGCACGGTGCCGATGGTGCCGGGGTTGGTCAGCGAAATCGTCACGCCGGCAAAGTCTTCGGCGGTCAGCTTGCCGTCGCGGGCGCGCCGCACGATGTCTTCGTAGGCGGTGACGAACTGCGCGAACCGCATCGTCTCGCAGCCCTTGATGCCGGCCACCACCAAAGAACGCTTGCCGTCCTTGCCCTGCAGGTCGATGGCGAGACCCAGGTTGGTGTGCGCCGGGGTGACGGCGGTGGGTTTGCCGTCGACCTCGGCGTAGTGCCGATTCATGTTCGGGAACTTCTTGATCGCCTGAACCAGCGCGTACCCGAGCAGGTGGGTGAACGAGATCTTGCCGCCGCGCGTGCGCTTGAGTTGGTTGTTGATGACGATCCGGTTGTCGATCAGCAGCTTGGCCGGAACGGCGCGCACACTGGTCGCCGTCGGCACGTCCAGCGACGCCGACATGTTCTTGACGACGGCCGCCGCGGCACCGCGCAGCGTCTGCAACTCGTCGCCTTCGGCCGGCGGGGGAGTGGCGGCTTTCGCCGGCGCGGGCCGCGCCGGGACCCCATTGCCGGCGGCCGTGCTGACGGGGGGTGTCGTGCTGGCGGGCGGCGCGGGCTTGGGGGTCGGGGGGGCCGCCGGGGCCGCCGGGGCCGGCTTCGCCGGCGCGGGGGCTGCCGCCGCGCGACCATCGCCGCTGGTCCCCGACGCCGGCGCCGCCTCGCTCGTCGGCTCGGGGTTGTAGTCGACCAGGAACTCATGCCAGCTCGGATCCACCGACGAGGGGTCATCGCGGAACTTGCGGTACATCTCCTCGACCAGCCATTCGTTTTGACCGAATGGTGAACTTATGTTGCTCACGACCGCAGTTCGCCTCAATCCCTTTGTCCTACAGGGTCACCGCAGCGCTATCGCGCGGCACCTGCACCCT
The sequence above is drawn from the Mycobacterium marseillense genome and encodes:
- a CDS encoding SDR family NAD(P)-dependent oxidoreductase, whose amino-acid sequence is MDGFAGKVAVVTGAGSGIGQALAVELGRAGAKVAISDVDTAGLAQTAEQLAAIGAPVKVDQLDVTERSAFLAYADAVHEHFGAVNQVYNNAGITFIGSIEDSRFKDIERVIDVDYWGVVNGTKAFLPHLIASGDGHVINISSALGLFSAPGQAAYVSAKFAVRGFTEALHQEMARAGHPVRVTTVHPGGIKTAFARNATGVEGLDHAELASVFEEQQAKTTPQRAAQLILEGVRKNKARVLVGPDVKAMDLVVRLTASRPELLLGGPIMSRLQQIVHRLLPKR
- a CDS encoding SDR family NAD(P)-dependent oxidoreductase, with product MQGFAGKVAVVTGAGSGIGQALALELGRSGAKVAISDVDLEGLAHTEEQLKAIGAQVKADRLDVTEREAFLAYADAVKEHFGTVNQIYNNAGIAFTGDVEVSQFKDIERVMDVDFWGVVNGTKAFLPHLIASGDGHVVNVSSVFGLFSVPGQAAYNSAKFAVRGFTEALRQEMVAAGHPVAVTTVHPGGIKTAIARNAATAEGLDQAELAKLFDKRLAKTSPHRAAQIILDAVRKKKARVLVGADAKVLDILIRLTGSGYQQLFGPVMGRLLPKQ
- a CDS encoding multifunctional oxoglutarate decarboxylase/oxoglutarate dehydrogenase thiamine pyrophosphate-binding subunit/dihydrolipoyllysine-residue succinyltransferase subunit, which gives rise to MSNISSPFGQNEWLVEEMYRKFRDDPSSVDPSWHEFLVDYNPEPTSEAAPASGTSGDGRAAAAPAPAKPAPAAPAAPPTPKPAPPASTTPPVSTAAGNGVPARPAPAKAATPPPAEGDELQTLRGAAAAVVKNMSASLDVPTATSVRAVPAKLLIDNRIVINNQLKRTRGGKISFTHLLGYALVQAIKKFPNMNRHYAEVDGKPTAVTPAHTNLGLAIDLQGKDGKRSLVVAGIKGCETMRFAQFVTAYEDIVRRARDGKLTAEDFAGVTISLTNPGTIGTVHSVPRLMNGQGAIIGVGAMEYPAEFQGASEERIAELGIGKLITLTSTYDHRIIQGAESGDFLRTIHEMLLSDAFWDEIFRELGNPYLPVRWSTDNPDSIVDKTARVMELIAAYRNRGHLMADIDPLRLDGSRFRSHPDLEILNHGLTLWDLDRVFKVNGFAGSEYKKLRDVLGLLRDAYCRHIGVEYTHILDPAQQEWLQQRVETKHVKPTVAEQKFILSKLNAAEAFETFLQTKYVGQKRFSLEGAESIIPMMDAAIDQCAEHGLDEVVIGMPHRGRLNVLANIVGKPYSQIFSEFEGNLNPAQAHGSGDVKYHLGATGVYLQMFGDNDIQVSLTANPSHLEAVDPVLEGLVRAKQDLLDRGAEDQGDDKAFSVVPMMLHGDAAFAGQGVVAEVLNLTHLPGYRVGGTIHIIANNQIGFTTAPEYSRSSEYCTDVAKMIGAPIFHVNGDDPEACAWVAKLAVDFRQEFKKDVVIDMLCYRKRGHNEGDDPSMTNPAMYDVVDIKRGVRKSYTEALIGRGDISMKEAEDALRDYQGQLERVFNEVRELEKHGALPSESVEADQMLPAGLATAVDKALLARIGDAFLALPEGFTAHPRVQPVLEKRREMAYEGKIDWAFAELLALGSLVAEGKLVRLSGQDTRRGTFSQRHSVIIDRNTGAEFTPLQLLATNTDGAPTGGKFLVYDSPLSEYAAVGFEYGYTVGNPDALVLWEAQFGDFVNGAQSIIDEFISSGEAKWGQLSNVVLLLPHGHEGQGPDHTSGRIERFLQLWAEGSMTIAVPSTPSNYFHLLRRHALDGVQRPLIVFTPKSMLRNKAAVSDVKDFTEIKFRSVLEEPTYEDGIGDRSKVSRVLLTSGKLYYELVARKAKDNRDDVAIVRIEQLAPLPKRRLGETLDRYPSVKEYFWVQEEPANQGAWPRFGLELPELLPDKLTGLKRISRRAMSAPSSGSSKVHAVEQQEIIDTAFG